ggagcaattaggggtcaggtgtcttgctcagggacactgcaACATGGCACCAGCGTTGCCGGGATTTGGACCACCAACGGCGCGGCTCCCagtgcaccacactactccatgcgccaccatcgctccTACTTCTAGTGGCCAGTGAACGCTCggctcaatgtgaacagcaactgtacattatcgctcaataatgcaccccagtgactcgctctcaaccaatgagaacgctggatttcatcaacccgTATTATAAAACCTATTATAATACGGGTTGATGAAATCCATTAATCTcattgatgaatgaatgaaagacggTTCCGGACCCATTTCCGTTTACATGaacgtacagggactatttttcaagactgatgaaatgtgatgcacaacgtttggtggctacaactattttgtgctgaaaggcagctactTACTATTTAGAATTTTGCTGctaaccgtattataaaagccGCGCGTCGGGCCTAACTAGACCCGCAAACTATTACATTATTTAACAATACAGTTCAGTCCCtcataccttattgctttattaaagtTCATCATTCTGGAATGTTGCTGAGATTTATTGGATAGCCCTTTGTTACGTTCCCCAGTTCCTGTGTCTGGTGTGATTGTTCTGTTTTTCCAAACCTCAGGTGATTGATTCCAGGAGCAGCTGACCCCCGATTGGAGACCTGGCCAAAACCCACTCGTCAGTGGCTGCACCTGGATTCCTTCCCTCGGAAGGATATATAAgtgattgcatttgtttttggttcTCTCTGTGGCGTCCTGTACGGGTTGTAGTGTGTGTAAAGGTAGCATGAGCGTAGTTCTgtatctttgttttgtgttgctgtgggaaGTGCATTTAAACCATGTATTTAAACCTGTCTTTTTGTTCCCAAGGAAACGGAGAAGCTCCTTGGGAGTGTGTAGGCCAGCTGCCCATGGCCTACACCACCCGTAGTGATCCTCCTGTctacactaggcaagacctgggtTAGGGATCACCCCCCTGTATTTTGGTTAGTGAGCCTTACTAGTGCTTAAAGCTAGGTTAGGGGGGGGTTTTCAGGTCAGATAGGCAAGAGGGACTGTTTGGTTTCGTTCGTTGTTCTGGTTCCGTCTGCCCCCTTTTCCCAAGCAACGcgtattttttaataaacatttctatttcCTTTTTACGGGTTATATGTGTTCTGGTCGTCGATGCACCTACACGCACCGCACCTTTTTCCTCCTTGCTGCATTGAGGTGATGAGCGGCGGATCGTTACGTTCCCTCCCCCAAGAGGCAACGTAACACCATTCAACAACAATTTCCACAAGCCGCAACTGATGACTGAtaataaaacatataagaatgttttcattattaaaacGCAAACCTGTTGAACAGGATGCAGAACAATGTGATGAATAAAAGTCACTGGATGTAACCCAGggtttatttttctataaaCTTCAACCTAAGTTTTGTTGCAATGAATGTTGAACATTGAACTACATATTAGTACTTTGCATTATTATCGTTTTCGATACCTTTTacagttttgcattaaatcattctGGGGTGTTGCTGATTTTGATTGGACAGCCCGACCTAGAACATTGTCCACCCTGATGactaataatgaaaacattcttgcatgtttctttattaaaacgcAAACCTGTTGAACAGGATGCAGAACAATGTGATGAATCAAAGTCACTGGATGTAACCCAGggtttatttttctataaaCCTCAACCAACGTTTTCAAACGGCTGCTTGTGGCTCCGCCCTCTTCGTCTCAGCCAATAGGAAACCACGTCAAGTTGTCTTTAAATAGCAAACAAAATACCGAAAGTAAGTTGTTTTTCTTGCCGCGGTGCCGATCAGCTGTTGGGTTTCAACGTCGCTGTGATTCAGCTCGTCTCTCACAACGCGGGATTTACCAAACCTTCTGCCCGGTTCCCTGATCCATCATGGCCACCAAGAGCAAGGTAACAGCTGCACAAGTTCACACAAGATATAATAGAGCGGAAGAGTGGAACTTGTGTGATTGAACTGAGAGGAAGTGATGATTGTTGTGTTGACCAACCCTTTTACCAACAAACATCTGTGTTAAGAGACAACAGGCCAGTTCCCACTTCTCTTACTCCGATCCTTTACTAACCCGGTTTCTGTCACTTTGGAACTCAGCGTTAGTTCTTGTTTTAATAGACGCGTCTCTCAGCTGCTTGGTGTCTTCTTGCAGGTGTTCAACGATCCCATCCACGGCCACATGGAGATGGACCCTCTGCTCGTCAGAATCATCGACACGCCTCAGTTCCAGAGGCTCCGTCACATCAAGCAGCTCGGGGGGACCTACTTTGTTTTCCCCGGAGCGTCCCACAACCGCTTCGAGCACTCCCTCGGGTATGTCCTCCACTAGGGGCGCTGGTCTGTTGACCCGGCATCGATCCCTGCATTCATAGAGCAGGCTGTGAATTAAATGGATTTATTAGTCATCACTATTGTAGGAGAGGAAGGCTGTAGACCCACAAATAGATGAAGAGTCACACAACTTCATGTTACACTTCTAACGTGTTTCACCAAACGCTCCGATGAGTGTCTTCATCCTCAGCCGGTGGAGCTCATTGGTGtttgtcctcgtcctcgtcctcaggGTGGCGCATCTGGCTGGAAAACTGGTCCGAGCTCTGCATCAGAGGCAGCTGGAGCTCAAGATCACCCCCGAAGACATCACCCCCAGAGACATCACCCCCAGAGACATCCTCTGCGTGCAGATCGCCGGGCTCTGCCACGACCTCGGTGAGTTGAGTTCAGTGTTTGGAGGGGGGCTTAATGGCGGCTTATTGGGACCAGAAGGGATGGCGTGTTGAtcacatcctcttcctctccaggacACGGGCCTTTCTCCCACATGTTTGATGGAATGTTCATCCCTAAAGCACGTCCAGGTTACAAGTGGAAGGTAGGACACAATGAGACTTATATTTGAGTGTTTATGCATCACTTCTTGTGCATTGGGTTCTTTCCTGCATTGTTTTCTTACTGGTCACAAAATGGAGGCAGAAgactgtagtatttgtgtgtctaCGGACATTTAGTTGTCCAAGTAAAacatgtattaattaattagttgttggcgctgtatgcgtccatttttttattattctcccACCGCGCACGTCCGTGACGTCATTAACTCGCGACGGCCAATCCAAGGTACTACAAAGACGTTATTTTTCAGTCAGAAATATAATCTCATTTCCACATTCTGTTCTCTGACTGCTTTATCATCTCTCGTGGGAAGTAAGCTTGGTTGATTGAACCTGCGTTGTGATTCACCAGAACAAGTCCGTCAAGTCAAGgagatgaacacaaacaacTTTTATAATTGAACTGGTGAGATTACAAGTTTTAAAAGGACGTCACTGCTCCAAAAAAAGCACAACGTGAACAACCAGAAAGGTCTGATAATGACTTCTGCCTGTTGCTGTCTGTAAGGCCTGAGATCTGTTAAAGTTCTTTTATCTGCTCCACTTTCACCTAAAGACTCGGTTTGCATCACAATCTGCTGGGATTTAAAAATCCTCtcacctcacctggtctctgACCACGAGGACACAGTTCAACCCACTTTCATTCTTCCTTTAAATCGGTGACCTGGACTTCATCAAGGAACAGATCGCCGGACCAAAGGAGccaaagtcatttaaaataattttgttaTGTTATCTCCCTGCTATTACTATGTTGACTTATGGATATAAGAAATGGAAGCAAAATAAAGTTTAGCAATATTAAATCAGGAGGTCAGGGACACTGATCCATTTGCGTGGCGCTGCCGAGTAGAAGGCCCGGTCCCCCGTGGGGGGTAGCGTGGTGTCGGTGTTTTCGTTTGAGGTGCTGAATCATCACCGTGTTGCTCCCGTTCTATGCCATGTTGATTTTGCgtaatttacatttaacacaCTTGTTTATTTAGTGGGAAACGCTCCCACCACTTGGACCACTTCTCTGCCTGCCCCACGTGAttcaactgctgctgctctttcctcttcctcttcctcctcttcctctgcagcactCATCTCTGCGAGTGGCGTCATAATCCTGCGACACAACAACtcgataatgaaatttgtttccaacacttttaataatcgTTTTTAAGTTGACCGAACCATTTTTGATATAAGCTGCTATAATTGATGTAATTTGACTTCATGGCCCGACAGTAAGTACAAGATAACAACCATGAGGCACGCAGTGTTTGACATTTACTCACCTTTCAGCTGAGATTACTTTCTATTCGAGTCATCGTGCTTTCACTTTTACATcctgattattttctttttgtgattttgatGTTGCAGCATGAGAAGGCCTCCGTGGACATGTTTGACCACCTGGTGGAAGTCAACAAACTGGAGGCTGAGATGAAGAAGGAGCACGGCCTGGAGCTGCCCGACGGCCTGGAGCTGCCCGACGACCTGTACTTCATCAAGGAACTGATCGCTGGGCAGAAGGACCCGAATCAGCCAAAGGACTTGAAGGATCCGGATGAGTGGAAGGTAGCCGAAATAAGTCGTTCTGGTCTGGAGGTCCAGAGCCAATAAAACAAGATGGCAAACATGCCAAACACAAACTCTAAAAAACACTAGTCCACAAACCAAAAGGGTGACCTCACAATGACCACGTTCAGTGATGGTTGGAATATTACGAATGGATGAATCACATATTTTATGTTAATCATTATAGTATGGAAGTAAAAACCTAGTAGAGTAAAACCTAGTATTGATATAAGTATCAGTTACTATAGTGATTATCTTGAAGCAAATAACAACAGATTGCAAATGGTTAGttggtgaaaaataaacaatgattACATCTACAAGAGAATAGAAAACTCCTGAACAGAGTACTCTGAACCCATGTGACACAAGACAGAAGAGGACCTTGAAGCTATCTCCTCTGGAGATGGGGCATGAGGCAGTGCAGAGGTGGAAAAATGATCAGATTGTTCGTTCTTGACGTTACTGTGGTCTCTCATCTCCCCAGCGCCGCCATGAAGACAAGTCCTTCCTCTATGAGATCGTGTCCAACAAAAGAAACGGCATCGATGTGGACAAGTGGGACTACTTTGCCAGGTGGGGCCTGTACCCTGAATGTTCCTTATTGACTTATTAACTTCAACAGTCTTTTTACCACGACGTGTCTTCATTCTCAGGGACTGCTACCACCTGGGCATCAAGAACAACTTTGACTATAGCCGCTGCCTCATGTTCGCCAGAGTGTGTAAGGTAGACCGGGAGGAGCAGATCTGCTTCAGAGACAAGGTGCTTTaacccagagacacaaagacCATCGGCTCAAAATGAGAAGCTTGCTCTCTTTAAACATTCGCCCAAACTTTACCTGTTTATTACCACCACGAGCTGTattttgagcaaaaaaaaacgaatcaacTGAACAAGTGAGGTAGGGAACGCGTATACCTTTCTggtaaagacctgtcaatcagcatgttgctccgccccaaagcatctctTTCTTTatagtctgtttgactctaaatggaccataattgtCCAATgatcatcatgctgtattgagaAGACTTgtaagacttgaaactagagactgaatGTGCGTTCATGTCAGATTTGAGTCTCTTTTTGAGAAGTTCTGTCCTCCGTCCTCTGTGATCATCTGTTGTCTCTTTTAACAGGAAGTGGGAAATCTGTATGACATGTTCCACACAAGGAACTGTCTCCACCGGAGAGCCTACCAGCACAGAGTGGCCAACATCGTGGAGACTATGTGAGGAGCTTGTTGTCTTCGCTTcatgaccccctccccccatgtgTGTTACGTTTTTACAAAGTGATGATGTGATTTGCTCAGGATCACGGAGGCCTTTTTGAAAGCAGACAAGTTCATCCGGTTCGAAGGCTCTAAAGGAAAGATGTCTCTCTCCGCTACCATCGACGACATGGAGGCCTACACCAAGGTGACAGGTGAGTAGAAACAAGCCGGCTCCACGCCCCcacttttcaaacatttttcacatctgaagaagaaattgaattgaagtatTACGGACAATCGTTATCTGCTGATCATCCAGTGAAATGATGTGATGAGGGATCCGTGTTCATCTCTGCTCATGTGACATTGTAAACAACCAATCAGTGATCAGATCGACGCGAGGCGGAGCTAGCAATGTCAGCAGCACCGCTAACAGCTGACCAACGGAGGTTCTCTTTAGTTACAAAGTTGTGTctaattattacattaatatGTCATCTTCAAACGTACTTTCTATTCATAAGATGTTTAAACGCCATAAATAGATACTAAAATATAAcatgtagaaaaaacaaaaaaccctcaaataaataaatctaattCCTCAGCAATGTGGAAACAAACTAAGTTTTCAGAAGGTTCTCTTGTTAAacagcttttcatctttttatcaAAACATCCTCGCTACAAACTAAAACTCATGAGCAGACAAATAAGTCACTTGTTTAAGATGTGAATTGATGTTTTTCACTCGCAAACTGTCAAATAATATTCATCTATTTTAAATTCCTTCTTTgtcagattaaaaaaaggtgctgtgtttactgcccccccctcctctttcttacTAGATGACGTCTTTAATCAAATACTCAACTCATCCTCCGAAGAGCTGAAAGAGTCAAGGAACATTCTTCAAGCCGTTGTGGGTCGACGCCTCTACGCATGTCTCGGCCAGGCTCCGCTGAAGCCAGGCGTGAACCTCGAAGTCAGTCCGATTAAAGCTGTTATattcagttatttcattttggagAAGCTGGAAACAGTAAATGTTTAACAATGAAAGGCTTTGGAAGtgtctttgttcatgtttggaTAGAGAATTTAGTGAATCTACAAAACACGATAAAACTGCAAATAACATTTTAGCTTAGAGGTGGATCATCTCATGTGTATAATCCCCCCTCATGGTTAAATAAGCAACCTTCACCTCCTGCTCTTTCTCCTCTGAAAGGAGATGGAAGCGAGCTGTAAAGCCGCTCTGGCTCGACAGGTCCCTCCGGTTCTGGATAGTGAGGACTTCTTTGTTGATGTGAGTCTTTTTAATCTGATCTTTCCCTGTGCTCCCTGCTCTACAATGTGTCTGCAGGCTTCATTACAACCTTCTCACTCTTCTAGGTCATCAAATTTGACTATGGGATGAAGGAGAAGAACCCCATCGACAGCGTGCGCTTTTACAGCAAGGACGACCCGAGCAAAGCCGTCCAGATCCCCAAGAACCAGGTCAGAACCGAACGAGAAGCCCAGACCTCAGATCTCAGGACCGGCTTCATGTTTATGTTCAACTCTTCCCAATGACGATGGAGCTTCAAGTTAAATCATCTTCCTACTTTATTGTGTTAAATGAAGAATACTGTGTACATTCTGCacctttttgtgctgtttccattAATTGAGCCAAAAAGTTTCCCTCCTCCAACCTTCCAGCTGTCAGATTGAACGATGACGAGCTCCTTGGTACAAACTGAGGGGAAATATGGTGTTAAAACAAATAGAGAATAAAAAGCAAAGAtactgttgtcatggaaactaCCCAGAAGGTCTGTGGACTCTTTTAACCTGAGTCCTCAAAACTaagctgcttctcctcctctccaggtgTCTGGCTTTCTCCCGGAGAAGTTCAGCGAGCAGCTGGTCAGAGTTTACTGCAAGAAGGATGACAGCAAGAGTCTGGAGgcggcaaagaacaactttgaCCAGTGGCGCTCCAACAAGCAATTCCTGCTTCAGGtaatatgagaaaatgacttctgTCTAGTGACCAacggggggcgactcctctggtcagGTCCGAGACATAAAAGGAGACGACATGATGGattaaagatggaaataaagaATGGGATTGGGAAGGAATTATatgtaatgaaatgtgtccaaaagTCTGATCCGGTGGAAGTGGACTTCACGTATTTGAACCCAGATCCCTTTTGAGCCTCATTGTCATCTGTTGTTTTGTTCCTCACACAGGACGAAGACATAAAAGCCCCCGATGGGACTCCTGAAGACCAACAGGACGACATGAAGGAAGTAAACCCAGTTGGTTCTAATGTAGAGTAGGAAGCCAGCTTTTTAAAAGATAAGAAATACAAATAGAGCACAGAACCCtccgacacacaaacataataTATATGATGAATATCTTTCTACGAGGTGTTGGTGATCACAGCAAGGATTATAATATCTttgcaccaaaaaaaaggaTGCGGTATTCAGGGGGCATTTAAACTCTTTATTATAACACTTAGTTTTATCCTTTTTAATGTGGGTTTtatttgagagtgtgtgtaatAGATcctgctccctttctttctgctcTAAGAGGCTTCTGTcaaaacttttaaaacatatattattattattacattatactTATATATTTAGATGACGATTGTTTGGAGCGACGCTCTGCAAAATCTACCTTTAACATTATCAAGGTCTTAATTGTTTTCTGACGACATTTGAGAGGGATCAGATTAACATGTGAGGAGCAGgctataaaaagaaaagtaactTCCTGTTGCCACCAGGTGGCGTGATGACTGAGGTTATGAATGGTCATATGGATGTCTACAAGGTAACGAGGTCATGACGAAGgagaaatatggagcacatTAGATAAAGTACGGTCTAGTTAAAACAACTTTCATTTTCATggcaaatggtgtttttttgctgaTGCTCTGCGCTCAAATAGTTCAATATTTTTCAAGCTTTATGCAATTTTTAAAGACAAAGGTTTCAGGATCACACTGCCCAAATTgaaaaagaatcaggtttaatctctaggaggagtttggtctttcACAACTAAAAAAATAGGCTAAAAATGCAGATATTCAGCGATTAACTGCAGCGTCCCCCAGTCTTCAAATATGATTAAACATTAGGGTAGGTTTGGGGGTGGAATATGTACATATGCAACTAATGTGATGAGAGCAGACAGTCATTTGGGATACATGcgtcttgccagattaagccacacttCTTGGAAGTTTGTTGGTCCAAATTTTCTAAAAACAATGAGATCAACAAGCAACAAACAAGGTACCAGGTGATATTGAACCAATTGGTCCACAGATTATTCAGTGAGAATCGGAcacagcgtttaggagaaatgggcaagaatgtgtttttgacaaataataattaataattggGCAGCCAAATGTTTCTGTGAACAGATTTTGACGtgtgtggatttatttttcagatctGTGTGACGTTGTTTATTGTGAGTGTCTCAACTTTAAGATATGAGCATTATTTCTGATATTTTTCACTTATCTTTTCCATTTTACCAAAATGTAATCTCATGGACATTTTCTGACggcttattttatattttgccgattatgtaaaaaaaaaaacaatagcaatATCTATGTGTGTAAAGGGATACTTAAGAGATGCTGTGTGTAGTgcttcaaacaaataaaacgggTTCCTC
This sequence is a window from Pungitius pungitius chromosome 1, fPunPun2.1, whole genome shotgun sequence. Protein-coding genes within it:
- the LOC119222198 gene encoding deoxynucleoside triphosphate triphosphohydrolase SAMHD1-like, which produces MATKSKVFNDPIHGHMEMDPLLVRIIDTPQFQRLRHIKQLGGTYFVFPGASHNRFEHSLGVAHLAGKLVRALHQRQLELKITPEDITPRDITPRDILCVQIAGLCHDLGHGPFSHMFDGMFIPKARPGYKWKHEKASVDMFDHLVEVNKLEAEMKKEHGLELPDGLELPDDLYFIKELIAGQKDPNQPKDLKDPDEWKRRHEDKSFLYEIVSNKRNGIDVDKWDYFARDCYHLGIKNNFDYSRCLMFARVCKVDREEQICFRDKEVGNLYDMFHTRNCLHRRAYQHRVANIVETMITEAFLKADKFIRFEGSKGKMSLSATIDDMEAYTKVTDDVFNQILNSSSEELKESRNILQAVVGRRLYACLGQAPLKPGVNLEEMEASCKAALARQVPPVLDSEDFFVDVIKFDYGMKEKNPIDSVRFYSKDDPSKAVQIPKNQVSGFLPEKFSEQLVRVYCKKDDSKSLEAAKNNFDQWRSNKQFLLQDEDIKAPDGTPEDQQDDMKEVNPVGSNVE